In Ciconia boyciana chromosome 3, ASM3463844v1, whole genome shotgun sequence, a genomic segment contains:
- the NT5C1B gene encoding cytosolic 5'-nucleotidase 1B, whose protein sequence is MSGSGQEAPQPSDAAEVRLQEAEQDWAAAKAFYDNLVSKRPRPPKPQHAITVAVSSRALFDLVEERRIFEEQGVEKYVEYQQENENVTLKPGPAFYFVKALEHVNARLLELYPDDEERFDIVLMTNNHAQVGVRLINSINHYGLTIERFCMTGGKSPIGYLTAYLTNLYLSADSEKVQEAIEAGIASATMFTANKDVAYSDTQLRVAFDGDAVLFSDESEQIVKEQGLDRFFEHEQLNENKPLAQGPLKGFLEDLGRLQKKFYAKNERLNCPIRTYLVTARSAASSGARVLKTLRSWGLEIDEALFLAGAPKGPVLVKIRPHIFFDDQMFHIEGAQKLGTIAAHVPYGIAQKYHKSA, encoded by the exons ATGAGCGGCTCCGGCCAGGAGGCGCCCCAGCCCAGCGACGCCGCGGAGGTGCGGCTGCAGGAGGCCGAGCAGGACTGGGCGGCGGCCAAGGCTTTCTACGACAACCTGGTTTCCAAGAGACCCCGGCCG CCCAAGCCCCAGCACGCCATCACGGTGGCCGTCTCCTCCCGAGCCCTCTTCGACCTGGTGGAGGAGCGGCGGATCTTCGAAGAGCAAGGGGTGGAGAAGTACGTGGAGTACCAGCAGGAGAACGAGAACGTCACCCTCAAACCCGGGCCGGCTTTCTACTTCGTTAAG GCGCTGGAGCATGTCAATGCCCGGCTTCTTGAGCTGTACCCTGATGATGAAGAACGATTTGATATTGTTCTGATGACTAATAACCATGCCCAAGTGGGAGTGAGACTCATAAACAGCATCAATCACTATG GCTTAACAATTGAACGTTTCTGTATGACGGGAGGAAAAAGCCCTATTGGTTACCTGACTGCGTACCTTACGAACTTGTACCTCTCAGCAGACTCTGAAAAAGTGCAAGAAGCTATAGAAGCAG GCATCGCATCAGCTACGATGTTCACTGCCAACAAAGATGTTGCTTACTCAGATACACAGTTGAGGGTGGCATTCGATGGGGATGCAGTTCTCTTTTCTGATGAATCAGAACAGATTGTCAAAGAGCAAGGATTAGATAGATTTTTTGAACATGAACAGCTGAATGAAAATAAGCCTCTTGCACAG GGTCCTTTGAAAGGTTTTCTGGAAGACCTAGGGAGACTCCAGAAGAAGTTCTATGCAAAAAACGAACGATTAAATTGTCCCATAAGGACCTACCTGGTCACAGCCAGAAGTGCGGCGAGCTCTGGAGCCAGAGTGCTGAAGACTCTTCGTAGCTGGGGTCTGGAGATTGATGAGGCACTTTTTCTAGCAGGAGCTCCTAAAGGACCGGTCCTGGTGAAAATCCGTCCTCACATTTTCTTTGATGACCAGATGTTTCACATCGAAGGAGCACAGAAATTAGGAACCATAGCTGCACATGTTCCCTATGGCATTGCTCAGAAATACCACAAATCTGCATGA